A region from the Funiculus sociatus GB2-C1 genome encodes:
- a CDS encoding Ycf34 family protein produces the protein MCICINCHYVDRCTTYNAVETQHQVPHLTETPDFEATEPTINVNIRSMDDYIEMEWDVVGCLSFKQETGKWAKLRPGELVPT, from the coding sequence ATTTGTATTAACTGCCATTACGTAGATCGCTGCACCACCTACAATGCCGTAGAAACGCAGCATCAGGTGCCTCACCTGACTGAAACACCTGATTTTGAGGCTACTGAACCCACAATTAACGTCAATATCCGTTCAATGGACGATTATATTGAAATGGAATGGGATGTTGTGGGTTGTCTCAGCTTTAAACAGGAAACTGGCAAATGGGCGAAGTTGCGTCCTGGTGAGCTAGTGCCAACCTGA
- a CDS encoding Hpt domain-containing protein, whose product MRSDIIVKTIENLAQDPCNCQMDWDHLNSDNEYGEALDTKVLQKWRESLGESALEFMMGIVDIFVEEAPKKLRAITIAVAKGDMAALEHQANSFKSSSAALGATKLSKLCQYLESNGRGGSRPDDLGIAIQLYVEYARCKSALYRELQKFQAESNAYREKSFF is encoded by the coding sequence ATGCGCTCTGACATAATCGTAAAAACTATTGAGAATCTGGCACAAGACCCGTGTAACTGCCAGATGGACTGGGATCACTTAAATTCAGACAACGAGTATGGAGAAGCGCTTGATACTAAAGTGTTGCAAAAATGGCGAGAGTCATTAGGCGAAAGCGCTTTAGAATTTATGATGGGTATAGTTGATATTTTTGTCGAAGAGGCTCCCAAAAAGCTGCGAGCGATCACGATCGCTGTAGCAAAAGGAGATATGGCAGCATTAGAGCATCAAGCTAACAGCTTCAAGTCAAGCAGTGCTGCCCTTGGTGCAACCAAACTCTCAAAGCTTTGCCAGTATCTAGAATCAAACGGTCGCGGTGGCAGCAGACCAGACGATTTGGGCATAGCAATCCAGCTTTATGTTGAGTATGCCAGATGTAAAAGCGCTTTGTATAGAGAATTACAAAAATTTCAGGCTGAAAGCAACGCCTATAGGGAAAAGTCGTTTTTTTGA